From the genome of Candidatus Nitrosocosmicus oleophilus, one region includes:
- a CDS encoding cache domain-containing protein — MTKDSTALDFDNRSQTSDYLNKLPLNSTDKFTILNLFANLLDSKISRAVDDLEISSRDETLKEVQFLKNVSSNYNGIHSTLDLDKRNLAKDILQRNTDIASIFFVLPNGDIYLGEPYMDQEQLPRINFADREWYKGVVKNNQTYISSIFMSASINAPAIAIAVPVYSPTGDLESQVGSSSLSGYWVGIINLKSLEDLFKSLSLINQDQFILIDHNGTEFLDNKKLKIGPAYSSSHENDSSLSSSGNLTKQKMLETFDYFDLVKDTGNETGTTYDKFNVKDQVWMFWKSINVKDSNWYVVLVTRNDS; from the coding sequence ATGACCAAAGATAGTACCGCCCTGGATTTTGATAACAGAAGCCAAACATCAGATTATCTTAATAAACTACCATTAAACAGTACTGATAAGTTTACCATACTTAACCTCTTTGCAAACTTGTTAGACAGCAAAATATCTAGAGCAGTAGATGACCTTGAAATATCAAGCAGAGACGAAACCCTTAAGGAGGTACAATTTCTAAAGAATGTTAGCAGTAATTATAACGGCATCCATTCTACCTTAGATTTGGACAAAAGAAATCTAGCAAAAGATATCCTCCAACGAAATACTGATATTGCAAGTATTTTCTTTGTATTACCAAATGGAGATATCTATTTGGGAGAACCATATATGGATCAAGAACAACTTCCAAGAATTAATTTTGCAGATAGAGAATGGTATAAAGGAGTTGTTAAAAATAATCAAACCTATATTAGTTCGATTTTCATGTCTGCTTCTATAAATGCCCCTGCAATAGCTATAGCTGTCCCAGTCTACTCTCCTACTGGTGATTTGGAAAGTCAAGTTGGTTCAAGCTCTCTAAGTGGGTACTGGGTGGGAATAATAAATTTAAAATCCTTAGAAGACTTGTTCAAGAGTCTATCTCTAATTAATCAAGATCAATTTATTTTGATCGATCATAACGGTACAGAGTTTTTAGATAACAAGAAATTAAAAATTGGACCAGCTTATTCTAGTAGTCATGAAAATGATTCATCTTTGAGCTCATCTGGTAATTTGACCAAGCAAAAAATGCTTGAGACTTTTGATTATTTTGATCTAGTAAAAGACACAGGAAATGAAACTGGAACTACTTATGACAAATTTAATGTAAAAGATCAGGTGTGGATGTTTTGGAAGTCTATTAATGTCAAAGATTCTAACTGGTATGTAGTTTTAGTAACTAGAAATGATTCATAA
- the mpgS gene encoding mannosyl-3-phosphoglycerate synthase — protein MKLDFPPRFSERIGAISLHAVQKIYELDSGKSPEFHGGHRTIRAFDHDELSSIFRDLAIVIPIKNERLRLIEGVLSGIPNECMVVIVSNSQISPVNRFSMEVEMIKQYSQFADKKIIIIHQGDPDLAKIFEEVKYTSILDSKKQIRDGKAEGMIIGILMAKMHNKKYIGFIDSDNYFPGAVNEYCKIYAVGFGMASTPYSNIRISWLYKPKIRNNILKFPKWGRTSEVTNKYLNALLSYITGFETDIIKTGNSGEHALSMSLAENLNYSSGYSIEPYEFINILEKFGGLLPTDSPDIVEKGVEIFQIETRNPHFHEEKGKDHLTEMLQASLLAISNSKVCNMELAKEIKEHLLRLETLYKKDKSGKIESKKYFIMDPIKTIPIDKFGELVKKNVKTFHKI, from the coding sequence ATGAAACTTGATTTCCCCCCTAGATTTTCGGAGAGGATAGGAGCCATTAGTCTCCATGCCGTCCAGAAGATTTATGAATTGGATTCAGGAAAGTCTCCCGAGTTTCACGGTGGACATAGGACGATCCGAGCGTTTGATCATGATGAGCTTTCAAGCATCTTTAGGGATCTCGCAATTGTCATACCTATAAAAAATGAAAGATTAAGGTTAATAGAAGGGGTTTTAAGTGGAATTCCTAACGAGTGTATGGTTGTTATTGTTTCCAATAGCCAGATTTCCCCTGTAAATCGATTCTCAATGGAAGTTGAAATGATCAAGCAATACTCCCAATTTGCAGATAAGAAAATTATAATCATTCATCAAGGCGACCCGGATCTTGCAAAGATATTTGAAGAAGTAAAATATACATCGATTTTAGACTCAAAAAAACAGATCCGCGATGGAAAAGCTGAAGGCATGATAATAGGCATTCTAATGGCTAAAATGCATAATAAAAAGTATATTGGGTTCATAGATAGTGATAATTATTTCCCAGGAGCAGTAAACGAATACTGTAAGATATATGCAGTCGGATTTGGCATGGCATCTACACCTTACAGCAATATCAGGATTTCCTGGCTTTATAAACCAAAAATAAGGAATAACATCTTGAAATTCCCTAAATGGGGGCGAACATCAGAGGTAACTAACAAGTATTTGAACGCATTGCTTTCATACATTACCGGATTTGAAACAGATATTATAAAGACCGGGAATTCTGGGGAGCATGCCCTTTCGATGTCACTAGCAGAAAATTTGAATTACTCAAGTGGGTACTCTATCGAACCATATGAATTTATTAATATTTTAGAAAAGTTCGGTGGATTGCTCCCTACAGATTCACCAGATATCGTTGAAAAAGGAGTAGAGATATTTCAGATCGAAACTAGGAATCCTCATTTTCATGAAGAGAAAGGAAAGGATCACCTGACAGAAATGCTTCAAGCATCGCTACTAGCAATTAGCAATAGTAAAGTTTGCAACATGGAACTCGCAAAAGAAATAAAAGAACACTTACTCAGATTAGAAACTTTATATAAAAAAGATAAGAGCGGAAAAATAGAATCGAAAAAGTATTTCATCATGGATCCAATAAAAACAATTCCTATTGATAAATTTGGTGAATTGGTAAAAAAGAATGTAAAAACGTTCCACAAGATTTAG
- a CDS encoding DnaJ domain-containing protein: MDHYEILGIASNASSREITFAYRKLALQYHPDRNKTPLANDMMLRINTSYNILSDPNKRREYDASRNKTEIQYSKYDTKDKKDIFNETAAKKGKREQSSSVGRNYVKYVLIVLLTLKFVILEIRKLIRRLFYSL, translated from the coding sequence ATGGATCATTATGAAATATTAGGGATTGCTAGTAACGCTTCGTCGAGAGAAATAACATTTGCTTATAGAAAGTTAGCATTGCAATACCATCCAGATCGGAATAAAACTCCACTCGCAAATGATATGATGTTAAGGATTAACACTTCATATAACATACTTTCCGACCCAAATAAAAGAAGGGAATACGATGCATCTAGAAATAAAACCGAAATTCAATACTCAAAGTACGATACTAAAGATAAAAAGGATATTTTCAACGAAACAGCTGCTAAGAAGGGAAAAAGGGAGCAGAGTAGCTCGGTTGGAAGGAATTACGTCAAATATGTGCTTATCGTCCTGTTAACCCTAAAATTTGTAATACTAGAAATTAGAAAATTGATACGACGACTATTCTATAGTTTATGA
- the asnB gene encoding asparagine synthase (glutamine-hydrolyzing): MCGIVGILSKKGENVAPLIEKMLTCMKNRGPDGVGLATEDEIVYSKTFDKLFFAQANAYNVLGHSRLAIVGGSCGSQPFISCDNKLVLEHNGEIYNHRELRKSLEARHKFTTSTDSEVIIHLIEDHYEKTKGNLLEAVKRTVFQLDGIYVLAIREQSTGNIILVRDGIGVRQIYYGENDRFIAFGSEKKALWNIKMFNKIERLLPGYALTISRTGNEHAYNTTLYPITVNTSKSIRTKYPITYKDIDSALDAYNDALIQSVEKRVRDFSRIGIVFSGGIDSVIVAYLAKQMVPDVICYTSGIKDSNDITNSIEIAEKLDLHLEINQLSENEVEKMIPEIINVIEDDNMGQVEVAIPIYAAVKLAREQGIRVMLTGQGADEIFGGYSWYSKIVQKYGYDKILEYMIKDVKLLYKETLEREDKITMSQSVELREPFLDPHLIDTVLRIDPRLNIQNGGTDIYDNLGKRVHRRLAEKLGIPKEIAYRIKEAAQHGSGIHNLLDSLARKNGFSETSVKSSYLDKLGKRELMGSSQRYGHLFESEKIWNIEPHIQMYLEDIATNILPTITKQ; this comes from the coding sequence ATGTGTGGAATTGTAGGAATATTAAGTAAGAAAGGAGAGAACGTAGCACCGTTAATTGAAAAAATGTTAACATGCATGAAAAACAGAGGACCTGACGGAGTTGGATTGGCTACAGAAGATGAAATAGTATACTCAAAAACATTTGATAAATTATTTTTTGCACAGGCTAATGCATACAACGTACTAGGGCACTCTCGATTAGCCATAGTCGGTGGATCATGTGGTTCACAGCCTTTTATTAGCTGTGACAACAAACTGGTTTTGGAGCACAACGGAGAGATTTATAATCATAGAGAATTGAGGAAAAGTTTAGAAGCCCGTCATAAATTTACGACATCTACTGATAGTGAAGTTATCATACACTTGATAGAAGATCATTATGAAAAAACAAAGGGTAATTTGTTAGAGGCTGTAAAAAGGACAGTTTTTCAACTTGACGGAATCTATGTTTTGGCTATCCGAGAACAATCAACTGGCAATATCATACTCGTGAGAGATGGTATTGGGGTAAGGCAAATTTATTATGGTGAAAATGACCGATTTATTGCGTTCGGGTCAGAAAAGAAAGCATTATGGAATATCAAAATGTTTAACAAGATCGAGAGGCTATTACCCGGATATGCTTTGACTATCTCTAGAACAGGAAACGAACATGCTTACAATACAACGTTGTATCCTATAACGGTCAATACAAGTAAGTCAATTCGTACGAAATATCCCATAACCTATAAAGATATTGATTCTGCTTTGGATGCCTACAACGATGCTTTGATCCAGTCTGTTGAAAAACGGGTAAGGGATTTCAGTCGAATTGGTATTGTCTTTTCTGGCGGGATTGATAGTGTCATTGTTGCATACTTAGCCAAACAGATGGTTCCTGATGTCATTTGCTATACATCTGGAATTAAGGATTCAAACGATATTACAAATTCTATAGAGATAGCAGAAAAACTGGATCTTCATTTGGAGATTAATCAGTTGTCCGAAAATGAAGTTGAAAAAATGATACCAGAGATCATAAATGTGATTGAAGATGATAATATGGGTCAAGTTGAGGTTGCAATACCAATTTATGCGGCAGTAAAACTGGCACGGGAACAAGGGATTAGGGTCATGCTTACAGGTCAGGGCGCCGATGAAATATTTGGTGGCTATTCATGGTATTCTAAAATTGTACAGAAATATGGGTACGACAAGATACTGGAGTACATGATTAAGGATGTAAAGTTATTATACAAGGAAACACTTGAAAGGGAAGATAAGATAACCATGTCGCAGAGCGTAGAATTGCGAGAACCATTTCTCGATCCACACTTAATTGATACTGTATTGAGAATCGATCCGCGATTAAATATCCAAAATGGGGGTACTGATATATATGACAATTTAGGAAAAAGAGTTCATCGTAGATTAGCTGAAAAATTGGGTATTCCCAAGGAAATTGCTTATAGGATTAAGGAGGCAGCCCAGCATGGCTCAGGGATCCATAATCTTTTAGATTCTCTAGCTAGAAAGAATGGATTCAGCGAAACCAGTGTCAAGAGTAGCTATCTAGATAAATTAGGTAAAAGGGAGCTCATGGGGAGTTCTCAACGCTACGGGCATTTATTTGAAAGTGAGAAAATCTGGAATATAGAGCCTCATATACAAATGTACTTGGAGGATATTGCAACCAATATTTTACCCACAATAACTAAACAATAG
- a CDS encoding HAD-IB family phosphatase — translation MTVKTKLVAFDMDGTLIQGRLIEVISRKFNLTDKVSLIQSDPSLLGYQKTRLIASVLKGIKEKEIVDSIDSIPIMHNADKIVSWFRKNGYKTGIITDSYSIAAQVVAKKLDLDFCSANELIIKDGSVTGEIEMPLGWEKIGCLCNISICKRFHLTHYAKKYGVHIKDTIAIGDTRGDICMIKQAGLGIAFMPKDQDIIRQSKNIIHNPDLIEVLNYM, via the coding sequence ATGACTGTGAAAACAAAACTTGTAGCATTCGACATGGATGGCACTTTGATCCAGGGAAGATTAATAGAAGTGATTTCTAGAAAGTTCAACTTAACCGATAAAGTAAGTTTGATTCAATCTGACCCATCTCTTCTTGGATATCAGAAAACCCGATTAATAGCTTCCGTTCTTAAGGGTATCAAAGAGAAGGAGATAGTCGATTCTATTGATTCTATCCCAATAATGCATAATGCAGATAAAATTGTGTCATGGTTTAGGAAAAATGGGTACAAAACTGGTATTATAACCGATAGCTACAGCATAGCAGCTCAAGTGGTTGCAAAAAAACTTGATTTAGACTTTTGTTCAGCCAATGAGCTAATTATTAAAGACGGATCGGTCACTGGTGAAATCGAAATGCCGCTAGGATGGGAGAAAATTGGATGTCTCTGTAACATTTCCATTTGTAAAAGATTTCACTTGACTCATTATGCGAAAAAGTATGGTGTTCATATTAAAGACACAATTGCCATAGGGGATACGAGAGGAGATATTTGCATGATAAAGCAAGCGGGTCTGGGTATTGCATTTATGCCAAAAGATCAAGACATCATTAGACAAAGCAAAAACATAATTCACAATCCAGATCTTATTGAAGTGCTAAATTATATGTAG